ACCTGAAACTAAATGAAAGTGAGACTCATGAAGTGTAATCATGAAATCATATTCTTAACGATtatctttgttttccagtaaatgtATCTAAACATggttaaaacaagatacatttaactgACAAGTAAAACATGTATCTGATATTAATAATTCAGAGATTTCAGGGAATTCTGTAGACATGTGTTGTTGACAGATGGTACTCTTGTTTCAAGCAAAAACAAGTGGGAGAACCTGCCAGTGCAACAACATTTGCCTATATTCAAGATCAGGTGAATGTAGGCCTATTTTGTTTGAATGATATTTGGATATTTCTACTGGAAAACAAGTAAAACACTCATTAATACTGCATTATGTTTTGCTTTGTTCTGTCAGAGCAAAGAGAGCATCAAAGGgtgaattttgtgaaaaatcaaatTTAGTAATATTTTGCATTGGAAAAAGCTCTGCTGGAACATCTGCTGTTACATGGTTGACCAAAGAAAGCTCTCAAGGACATGAAAATTGGAGGCCAGTGGCATTACTGTGCATTGACTGTCTTTTTTTCTGGACTGTTTGGACATACTATTCCATTTATTGAAGACATTTGAATAGTTGAGGTTTCCCAACATGTAGCATCTTCACATACTGCTTGTGACCCTACAGACTCCCCCTGTCTCTTGAGGGAAACATCCGCAACATAATGATTAACTAAAGTTAATGACGTGAGTCAGACCTGTCATGCTCACATCCCCAACAGTAACTAATCTGCATAGAGACTACGACATCAGAACGTCCTTTACGCTGCAGTCATGAAGTCTTGAGTTGTATTTTACAGGCAGTCGTGGCAGTTCTTACAGGTGTGACCTTCAGTCACCATGCCAACATAGAGACAGAAAGGTGATAAACCATGTCATGAGAGCAAAAGACATGTTCACTATTCACGAAGATTGGCTCTCAGACCCGGTTTACACCTGGTGTTGAGATGTTTCAGGTGATCTGGTACACACCATTAGGACGGTCATCTTGTGATCAGACAACTCGGAccttgacatttttccacctgctacttgaaaataataataactggaACGGCACTCAAAGTCATGAGATGCAGCATTTGACACCATTTCCAAGATGGCGGCAACTATCAAGCATAGCAATCCTGGGTTTTTGAGGAACGTGGCTATTGTGTactaataatgtacagattttggcaCAGCCTGAACATTGCTTTAATTCTGAGACTGTTGTAACGAAAATTGGTATGAAAGAACACTAAATATTATTGCATTTTCTCACTCGCCCTTAAGATGTCACCAAACCACAAACAGATGTTCATATTAATGTAATTGAtctcaaaatgcatttaaaacaaagtattttataatgataataataatagcttttTTAATAAGTTACAAACCTTTTCCTTGAGTTATACTTGGAAAGACTAAAGGACCCTGGCCTGAAACCCCATGGTTGTCGGGTCCCATCTGACATTTGGATGGGTAGCAGACCTTTAatgcaggtgtaaacagggtccaaaTCATTTTGTGATTGAATTACTGAACCCACATACTGGGGGTAAAACACATGCGACAAcctcacatttgaggtgtaaacgctaatccatcTTGATGTGTCCCGGACAGCAGTGAAgctccacccctcacctgtcaatcaacttatTGTGCTTGAATAAGAGTGTTTGTATGATGCATGTAGTGATGAAATCAGAGTCCCTTCACACGATGAAATtcgatctctctttctctctcagggtTTAATCGACACCAGTCTAACAGCGTCCGTCATTAATCTGATGGCCATCGCTCTGGAACGACACCAGACCATCTTCACCATGCAGCTCCACAGTAAGATGACCAATCACAGAGTTGTGTTGCTCATCATCGGCATCTGGGTCATCGCCATAGTGATGGGCTTGGTGCCTACTTTTGGATGGAACTGTCTGTGTAACATCAATGAGTGTTCGACGATGGCGCCGCTGTACAGCCGCAGTTACCTGGTGTTCTGGGCCGTGCTCAATCTGCTGATGTTCACCGTCATGGTCGCCGTCTACTCTCGGATCTTCGTGTACGTTCGCCGCAAGAACCATCGGATGAGTCAGCACACATCGCAAACCAAGTACCGCGAGACGGTGGTGAATCTGATGAAGACCGTCTTCATGATATTGGGTAAGACTGATATGCATAATCACACATTGTTTTTGACTTGCTACGGCCATTTTCTGTCCACGTTGAAAGTGGAAAAGAACCCATGCGATCTCATCACAACATACTTGATATTTGTGCTGGTTCTGTTGCCGACTCTCAAGTGGTTTTTTGCTTCAGTACTCTGATTTCCCACTTGACATCAAGTGGCGACTCAACACTGAAcccaaattgcaaaaaaaatacgATATTTTGGTTATTTTGTATTAATGGAAATAGAAAAATTCCCCTGAAAAAGACCGTTTTATAGTCAAGTGTTTGTTAATCTTGAACCCGGTTTATTCCCATTGCAAGTGAAGCCGTGTTTAATGTGGTCTGGGCGCTGTCTTCTTTGACAGGTTGTGTGACATAAACTATCAACGAAACAAGCTCAATGCGGACATCGGTCTAATTTCTAGCTTCTACCAAGCGACCGATTTGTGACGATACTGTAGTTATTCTGTGTCGAGTCAACCAATTTTCAGACACTTCGGCAGAAATGTTAACATGTTTTCTGAAGGTAAATGGTGATGAAAGGCAAAATATTAAATACCATGGATCAATATCTgcggagtaatccattattttgtagattgGGTTCGAAATGATAATTTTATGATTTGGGGGTCAATAAGAATTcccttagaaaggtgtcagcgTCATTATTTTACAAAGACGTCTAGAGGTCTGTTACTGTTGTAGTGTTTCTTTTCAAAGTTTGAGTGtatataactccagaagtattacatttatcttaatatccttttcgATTCTGGTTCAGAACTAATTTTTCTTTTTGTACAGTCATTTTTAAGGCCCTAAATGGTAaagtcccagagatatggggctctcgaTGCGGCTCCATGTGTCAATTGTGAATGATTACACATTTGCAATGGTCATAAAACACAAGTGGGTCACATGGTGTGAAACtggtttttcttgtccaacaaaacaaaggacTGAAGggcaaataatgttgaaactagagaTGTTcctttatttattcaaataaaaacaatgtcagaaTCTCGATTTCCGAGAGCGCAGAAATCCACTATTGTTTTGAATAAGCAGCACATGTGGCTCTTTGTTTTACCtgtcaaaaaatacaaaaacaacattGAGCCGTGATCTGTGGTCGAGTTGACATCAATGaaagatatgggaagtgttttctcctcTCTTTTCAAAGTTAAAGCCGATTTGTTCTGCCATTCTTATTATGCACGATTATGTGGTTCGACAGCAGgaaaaacatgcaaataaaatgCAACGGTCACCTGATCAGAACTGAGCTGAGACAAGCCAGTTGAGGATCAGTTGTTGAACTCACTGTTGGAAAGTTTATTTGGAAGTAAGGGACACTGTGAACGCCCTTGAAAAAGTCTATTTTATCGTTTGACGCTTTATCGTGTGTGCCTAGGACACAGTGTTGCACAGAAATGAAGAAACAGtcccacactgatacactgttacagTAAACTCCTCTCGTTTCTCAATCGCACTGAGTTTATAGAATTACACACAACAGCTGTTTGTGAAGTCGACAAACGCAATGAGTGATCAGAGGGGAAGAACGCCTGTCCGGACTCGTTTAACCAGACACACATGTTTTCTCTATCTCATCTGTACTTTACTCGCTTCACcctccccaacacacacacacacacagagagagagagagagcttgtgcAAGTCCTGACACCGCCGTACGTCTCTCACACAGAATGTTGACACAAATATTCTGCTAGAACTCTTTGAATTCTTTCTATGTGAAGTGTCGGAAACATcctgtacacacacacgcgcacacatacacacatgcacatacacactcacacacactaacactcacgcacactcacacacttgagTATTGACACTTCCTGAACATGCAGTGGAGTACACGAGTCTGAGGCCTGTTGTGTTGAGTGTGTTGTTTTTTgtagtttaatacatttttcattacaaattacctCATTTACAGAGAATCAAATCTGgaattcaaaaagtaatttaattgatGAACTAGAAATGgcacataaaatattttataaatggtgtgtgtgtgtgtgtgtgtgtgtactgtatgtactgtatgtactgtatatagaatatattttattccaCATTGTAACTgtttaaatgtctaaaaaaagGTTGAGCGTTATTGGAATTTGCCGATATGATAAATAAGGTAAATGTATTTTCtggcaaataaatattttcttcctCTAGAGTCGCTAAAGTCCAATTTAAATCTCCGATGCAGATTATTGTGTAAACAAAATCCCAATAACAACCAGAATaaattcagatttggtgcataatgtgggagTTTTTAATATGAAATAAGAGTTAAATACATCAGGAACACTGTGCTGTACAaccataataatataaatgcatCAACTCAGCCGTACAGACCGAATTTGCTATACCGATAACTAATGTGGTGGAAAATGCCAATGATGGGTGACTTTATGATGTTAAATAAGAGCGAAATACatcggggactcttattttgaaagttataacattttaaacaaattacaGTTGTACTCGAAAGCCGGCCAAAGCTATTGTTGAACTTTCAGCAAAACCGACATATCGGCTCTCTACTTTAAAACTCCAGGTAGAAGAAATAATGGCGTATTTTGGTCATGATCTCAGTCTTTTGAACCCCACTTTGTGTGATTGATCATGTGATTAATACGGTTCTTGAACTTTCTCTCAGGTTGTTTTGTGGTCTGTTGGACGCCTGGCCTGGTTCTTCTTCTCCTTGATGGTTCTTGTAAAAAGTGTGACGTTCTGACCTATGAGAAGTACTTCCTGGTGCTGGCCGAGTGCAACTCCTTCATGAATCCCATCATCTACTCCTATCGGGACAAAGACATGCGCAACACCTTCAAGCGCATCCTCTGCATCGCCTGTCGGCCGAAGCATCAGAAGGACGAGCACTCGGGCGTCCGCTTCAACACCCTCGAGCAAGAGGTATTCTCAGAGAGCGACGGGACCCACAGTAACCATGACAACAATCACCACGGCAGTCTCAAACCCGCCCTCAAGCGCCCCCTTTAGTCCTGGACCAGTTACTATCCGAGAGCCGCTTCAAAAGCGCAAACTAATTTAATCCCCGATATCTCGACAGCCGCTTACTTACGCCCAAATGTCACGCAAGAACTCATTCAGATAGTCCTGTATACCATAAAGGGGTTATTGGGATGAATATGTACAAATTGTCGTGATTTTGCTTTTTGAACATTttgcaaagtgtttttttttttagagcatgTTCGCTTCAAACACGCTTTTGCTTCTGAAGTTCTTGCTAATACTCGCCACTAACACCTCTCGCGGCCTTCGCCAGGAGAAATAAAGATGCTAACTAACCTAAACTAGCTTGTGTACGGAGCTAGAAATGTACAATCTGAGCTACTAACAACTAACTCACGCCACGTCCACATGAATGTTCTCAGTTTAAAATACCGTTTGCTAATGTTGTCTTGTTTTAGCATGCATTAATCGAACGCAATCATATGATTATAATACTCTCCATTTCTTACGTCATCTTTTTCAATGGAAGAAAAGGCTTAAATGTAGCGATATCGATGCATAAACAAACATATTAGACGTATGATACGGCATTGCAATCGTAATATGTGTTATCGGTTGTTTCCTAAAGTCATCGTTTTCTAGTATGTGTCACCAGAGCCCGTTTTCAGCTGAGAATAACATCGTTCTAGACGTGTAATCGTAGCAAAGTCAATGTACATGAAAACGTTATTGTGGGCGTGGCCTGTATAAATCCTGCATGAACTATTAATACGTTGAGGAAACGTTATGAAGCAGTCACAAACAGCCCGTCTCCGTCGCACCTGATGTTTCATGACCGCTGAACACTTGATACTGTACGTGTGTTTAacttgtgttgttgttttgttttcttcaccagtgtgtttctaattgttgtttttattttctctgtgCTCAGCGGAGACGGCGTGTGCTGCAGGACTCATGGGTCGTATGTAGATTTGTTTGCATTTAAGTCCTCGTGACTGAATCATGTCAATCAATAATCGCTCTGATCTTTAACATTTTAACCCGATTAACTCACTGAAGATTGTGTTTCCTGTCACTAATCTGTGTGCTGACACTCGCTGCTGAACGGTGTGCCGACTGATGATGCTGTTTATATGATTCACGGGTTTATTGAGTGATTTGTAACACGTGAATGTTTCATGTGCAGCTCATATTTCACATCACAATccgaagaaagaaaaaagaaattgatTTGTGTAATTAAGAGTATTTTTAGGACTATTAatcatttttgcattgtgatCTCACAATCTTATAatctccaagtcctcgtggtggcagagggaatctcagttgcctccgcgtctgagaccgtcaatctgcgcatcttatcacgtgacttgttgagtgtgttaccatggagacgtagcgtgtgaggaggcttcacgctattctccacggcatccacgcacaactcaccacacgccccaccgagagcgagaaccacattatagcgaccacgaggaggattcacctaaataaacatttgtttgtcGTCATCTCCAGGtcttatttttacacaaaaatcaaaggaaataataattattgttttttttattacatttatttttagggctatttaagatattttttgttatttttatgattAAGCATATTTTCCCCCAATCACTCATTACTGTGGTGTAAAACACTGCGTCACTCTTTGTTCAAAAGGTATTTATGCATCATGGTGGTGTAGTGCCGTTACGTGATGCTAATTGAAAGAGTCATTACAGTATTTGTTTTTTACTGATTGTAAATGATAAAGTATAACATGGATGTATTATAATAAAGATAATTGTGGGGTAAAGGGAAtatatcacaatgcaaaaaaaatctgaacgtcctaaaagtacatttatttgacataataAACGTTTCTTTTATTTGGAGGTGAGAGGAACGTGTGTTTTTCAGAGCTGCAGCTCGTGTCATTGAGTTGgaatgatgtttttgtgttcagtgcCACTAAACCGGCAGATCGCTCGCGTGTGTACATCGAACATCTGTGTTAGGAGTTACTTTACAGTCTAACAGATGTGCAgcgttcagtgtgtgtgtgtgtgtgtgtgtgtgtgtgtgtgtgtgtgtgtgtgtgtgtgtgtgtgtgtgtgtgtgtgcgcactaaTCATGTAAATATTTCAACATTTGTCTGCACAGCTGGAACGGAAATGGCTTGATGTTGCACGTGAACAGGCAAAACCATTTCCACCCGCACACGCGcacaccacacacacgcacactcacacacacactcacacaccacgcacacactcactcacacgcgcactcacacaccacacacacaccacgcacactcacactcacacgcacaccacacacacgcacactcacacaccacgcacacactcactcacacgcgcactcacacaccacacacacaccacacacactcatacgcacaccacacgcacacgcacaccacgcacaccacacacacgcacactcacacacgcacactcacacgcacaccacacgcacactcgcacacacactcacatgcacacacgcacacgcacactcacacacacgcgcacacactcacacgcgcgcacacacacgcactcacacacgcacactcacaccacacacgcactcacacacgcacacacgcactcacacacgcactcacacacgcacacacgcactcacacacgcacacacgcactcacacacgcacactcgcaccacactcacacacacgcactcacgcactctcacacacgcactcacacgcacactcacaccacactcacacacacaccacacacgcactcacacacacacaccacaaaccaaCTCACAGCATGcgcacactcacaccacacacacactctcacacacacactgactcgcATGTTTATAATCACGCTCGGGTGGTTTTCCTTCAGGTCCTCTAGTGGTGCTTCAGTGTAACTGCAGTTAAATGCGCAGCTAACATTTTACTAACATTTACCTTCAAACCAGGAATAGAAAAACCTTTTAATGAGTTATTCAATTTGAGCTGTattttgttttatggattttttttctttgtgattttgtaatattgttttaaatgccAGTAAAAGGTGGAGGGGACGGCACTCGGAGCGCCGTTTAGAAGCTTGCTCGTACATTTCATATTTCAACCCCAAGAGTTTATATAGAATATATGATTTGTGAAATCTCTGTTCAATTTGTGTTGaaatatatgagagagagagagagagagagagagagagagagaatattttgGGACAACATGTTTATTCTTGTTTGTTTACAGCTGGTTTTGGTCAGAGTTAGACTGCTCCGGCTCCGTGCcttgttctgattggctgaaagGCCAAAGTGTTTGTGTGGGAGCATGTTTTTGTGCATTCTCTTTCGCTCCGCCTCCATCTCATGAATATTCACACAAGTGTCTTAATATTTTAATACTTCAATGATTTTAAGGCTTTTAATTGTTCACAAATAAACCAGCTTCAAGCAGCTGCTCTCTGTGTCCGCCcgggtcatcatttactcactctcgtgttgttccaaacctatatagctttcattacatattttttgcatacaattaagtgaatggtgaccgaggctatcattctgtctatcatgtatattttttgtgtgtgttctgtggcAGAAACAAAGACAAATGGCTTTGGAATAATATAAGGACATTAATTTAGGGGGGTTGAACGGTCCCTTTAACTGTTCATTTAGGTTGGGTGAACTTTCAATGcgcacacaaacactgaaataattGCTGTGGTCCATTTTCTAACCCAGATCAAATCTTCTGtgattttatgtaaataaagtatttaaatgtAGATTCCCCCCATCCCACATCTTTAAGCCAAAGTACACTTCTGTTTTCCACATGCCGCAGTCATGAACGGTTGAGTCCTCCCGGACATGCATCAAATAGATGCTTGTATGTTTCCTAATAGAGCACTGAATTGGACAATTGAATCGCTTTGGAGTCATATGCAGACTGTATTGGCAGTACCAATGTTTGTGCGTCGTCTGTGCATGCACCTGCCATTTATTGTGCTAAAAGAGGATCCGTAAGCAGTTGCAGTGTGTCTTTGAAAGTACTTTGAAATGCTAGAGAGCTCGACTGTCTGTGATGTCCTTTTCAACATTATCAAATTACTTCCATATATCATTAATGTTGAATCAAGATTATTCTAAACTGTGAAATGCTTTTCGACATCTTAATCAAATTcaccataaataaatcaatgaacTAACACTTATGTTAACTCATGGTGTGGTGAGAAGGTATTtcctgtaagatgttttgtgaagCAGAC
This DNA window, taken from Xyrauchen texanus isolate HMW12.3.18 chromosome 5, RBS_HiC_50CHRs, whole genome shotgun sequence, encodes the following:
- the LOC127643411 gene encoding lysophosphatidic acid receptor 2-like isoform X7, with translation MNASKVSVCYTNESVKFFYEKSSKTISDLWRTKDIVVVSLGLSVCCFVILANILVMMAIFLNRRFHYPIYYLLGNLAAADLFAGISYLYLMFHTGPWTIKLSIYQWFFRQGLIDTSLTASVINLMAIALERHQTIFTMQLHSKMTNHRVVLLIIGIWVIAIVMGLVPTFGWNCLCNINECSTMAPLYSRSYLVFWAVLNLLMFTVMVAVYSRIFVYVRRKNHRMSQHTSQTKYRETVVNLMKTVFMILGCFVVCWTPGLVLLLLDGSCKKCDVLTYEKYFLVLAECNSFMNPIIYSYRDKDMRNTFKRILCIACRPKHQKDEHSGVRFNTLEQEVFSESDGTHSNHDNNHHGSLKPALKRPL
- the LOC127643411 gene encoding lysophosphatidic acid receptor 2-like isoform X19, with the translated sequence MNASKVSVCYTNESVKFFYEKSSKTISDLWRTKDIVVVSLGLSVCCFVILANILVMMAIFLNRRFHYPIYYLLGNLAAADLFAGISYLYLMFHTGPWTIKLSIYQWFFRQGLIDTSLTASVINLMAIALERHQTIFTMQLHSKMTNHRVVLLIIGIWVIAIVMGLVPTFGWNCLCNINECSTMAPLYSRSYLVFWAVLNLLMFTVMVAVYSRIFVYVRRKNHRMSQHTSQTKYRETVVNLMKTVFMILGCFVVCWTPGLVLLLLDGSCKKCDVLTYEKYFLVLAECNSFMNPIIYSYRDKDMRNTFKRILCIACRPKHQKDEHSGVRFNTLEQERRRRVLQDSWVARRGRDGNAGEQANGGQVVLKDAEKIQESSES